Proteins encoded by one window of Massilia sp. NR 4-1:
- a CDS encoding TorF family putative porin produces the protein MKKTMLALAVMAACAASVHAQEQKPEHEVSFNAAVTSDYRYRGISQTRLKPALQGGVDYVNNLTGLYAGAWASTIKWTKDTGGDGSVEMDVYAGKRGQINADISYDAGVLGYIYPSNDLKHVAGMANANTAEIYGQLGYGPAYIKYSHSLTNLFGYVDSKNSGYLDVGANIDTGHGFVLNLHAGHQKVRHNNAADYTDWKLGVTKDFGVLTGALAVIGTNASKTAYANARNGKFMGKTALQLTLSKTF, from the coding sequence ATGAAAAAAACAATGCTCGCCCTGGCCGTCATGGCCGCCTGCGCCGCCAGCGTCCACGCCCAGGAGCAGAAGCCCGAACATGAAGTCAGCTTCAACGCCGCCGTTACCTCCGACTACCGCTACCGGGGCATCTCGCAGACCCGCCTGAAACCGGCGCTGCAAGGCGGCGTCGATTACGTCAACAATCTCACCGGACTGTATGCGGGCGCCTGGGCCTCCACCATCAAGTGGACCAAGGACACCGGCGGCGACGGCTCGGTGGAAATGGATGTCTACGCCGGCAAGCGCGGCCAGATCAATGCCGATATCAGCTACGACGCCGGTGTGCTGGGCTATATCTACCCCTCCAACGATCTGAAACACGTGGCCGGCATGGCCAACGCCAACACCGCCGAAATTTACGGCCAGCTTGGCTACGGCCCCGCCTATATCAAGTACTCGCACTCGCTGACCAATCTGTTCGGCTATGTCGACAGCAAAAACAGCGGCTATCTCGACGTCGGCGCCAATATCGACACCGGCCATGGCTTTGTGCTCAACCTGCACGCCGGCCACCAGAAAGTCCGCCACAACAATGCCGCCGACTACACTGACTGGAAGCTCGGCGTGACCAAGGACTTCGGCGTGCTGACCGGCGCCCTCGCCGTGATCGGCACCAATGCCAGCAAAACCGCGTATGCCAACGCCCGCAACGGCAAATTCATGGGCAAGACCGCCCTCCAGCTCACGCTCAGCAAAACCTTCTAA
- a CDS encoding potassium-transporting ATPase subunit F: MNLFYVIGAVAAVGLLAYLAVALLNAEEL; the protein is encoded by the coding sequence ATGAACCTCTTTTATGTGATCGGCGCTGTCGCTGCCGTGGGTCTGCTGGCTTATCTGGCCGTGGCCCTGCTGAATGCGGAGGAGCTGTGA
- the kdpA gene encoding potassium-transporting ATPase subunit KdpA, with protein MTTQSILLLLLFLAVLLALSWPLGILMVRVADGRPVPGFGWLAGVERLLYRAAGVPLDQEKQGMGWKAYAIALLVFNTVGAVFTYAIQRVQAWLPLNPQNMGNVSPDSSFNTTVSFVANTNWQGYGGEQTMSYLTQMLGMTCQNFFSAATGIAVAFALIRGFSSRSAKSIGNFWVDMTRSTLYVLLPLSVIFAVFLTGQGVIQNMSAYKEVSLLDPVTYTVPKTGADGQPVLDAKGQAVTEEQTATTQTLAMGPVASQEAIKLLGTNGGGFFNANSAHPYENPTALSNFFEMIAIFVIPAALCFTFGQMVGDRRQGWAVLGAMTLLFVVAACAVMSAEQQIHPALQAMGVDQGSSALQAGGNMEGKETRFGISATTLFAAVTTAASCGAVNAMHDSFTPLGGMVPMLLMQLGEVVFGGVGSGLYGMLVFAILAVFIAGLMIGRTPEYLGKKIQSYEMKMSSIVILVTPTLVLLGTALSVMLDVGKAGVANPGAHGFSEILYAFSSAANNNGSAFAGLSANTPYYNVMLAIAMWFGRFAVIVPVLAIAGSLAGKQRLQANSGTMPTHGPMFIGLLAGIVVLVGVLNYVPSLALGPVVEHLQMYMK; from the coding sequence ATGACTACCCAGTCCATCCTTCTTCTGCTGCTCTTCCTGGCCGTGCTGCTGGCGCTTTCCTGGCCGCTCGGCATCCTGATGGTGCGCGTGGCCGATGGCCGCCCCGTGCCGGGCTTCGGCTGGCTGGCTGGCGTCGAGCGGCTGCTGTACCGCGCCGCCGGCGTGCCGCTGGACCAGGAAAAACAGGGCATGGGCTGGAAAGCCTATGCCATCGCGCTGCTGGTGTTTAACACCGTGGGCGCCGTCTTCACTTACGCGATCCAGCGCGTGCAGGCCTGGCTGCCGCTGAATCCCCAGAATATGGGCAATGTCAGCCCGGATTCGTCCTTCAATACCACGGTGAGCTTCGTCGCCAACACCAACTGGCAGGGTTACGGCGGTGAGCAGACCATGAGCTATCTGACCCAGATGCTGGGCATGACCTGCCAGAACTTCTTCTCGGCCGCCACCGGCATCGCCGTCGCCTTCGCCCTGATCCGCGGCTTCAGCTCGCGCTCGGCCAAGTCGATCGGCAACTTCTGGGTCGATATGACGCGCTCCACCCTGTATGTGCTGCTGCCACTGTCCGTTATCTTCGCCGTCTTCCTCACCGGCCAGGGCGTGATCCAGAACATGTCGGCCTACAAGGAAGTGAGCCTGCTCGATCCAGTTACCTATACCGTGCCGAAAACCGGCGCCGATGGCCAGCCCGTGCTCGACGCCAAGGGCCAGGCCGTGACGGAAGAGCAGACCGCCACCACCCAGACCCTGGCCATGGGCCCGGTCGCTTCGCAGGAGGCGATCAAGCTGCTGGGTACCAATGGCGGCGGCTTCTTCAACGCCAACTCGGCGCATCCGTATGAGAATCCGACGGCGCTCTCCAACTTCTTCGAGATGATCGCCATCTTCGTGATTCCGGCCGCGCTGTGCTTCACCTTCGGCCAGATGGTGGGTGACCGCCGCCAGGGCTGGGCCGTGCTGGGCGCGATGACACTACTCTTCGTGGTTGCTGCCTGCGCCGTGATGTCGGCCGAGCAGCAGATCCATCCCGCCCTGCAAGCCATGGGCGTGGACCAGGGCAGCAGCGCGCTGCAAGCCGGCGGCAATATGGAAGGCAAGGAAACCCGCTTCGGCATCAGCGCCACCACCCTGTTCGCGGCCGTGACCACGGCGGCGTCCTGCGGCGCGGTCAACGCCATGCACGATTCCTTCACGCCGCTGGGCGGCATGGTGCCGATGCTCTTGATGCAGCTGGGCGAGGTGGTGTTCGGCGGCGTCGGTTCGGGCCTGTACGGCATGCTGGTCTTCGCCATCCTGGCCGTTTTCATCGCCGGCCTGATGATCGGCCGCACGCCCGAATACCTGGGCAAGAAGATCCAATCCTATGAGATGAAGATGAGTTCCATCGTCATCCTGGTGACGCCGACCCTGGTGCTGCTGGGGACCGCGCTGTCGGTGATGCTGGACGTGGGCAAGGCCGGTGTCGCCAATCCGGGCGCCCACGGCTTCTCGGAAATCCTGTACGCCTTCAGCTCGGCCGCCAACAACAACGGCAGCGCCTTCGCCGGCCTGTCCGCCAACACGCCGTATTACAACGTGATGCTGGCAATCGCCATGTGGTTCGGCCGCTTCGCCGTGATCGTGCCGGTGCTGGCGATCGCCGGTTCGCTGGCCGGCAAGCAGCGCCTGCAAGCCAACTCCGGCACCATGCCGACCCACGGTCCGATGTTCATTGGCCTGCTGGCCGGCATCGTGGTGCTGGTCGGTGTGCTGAACTATGTTCCTTCGCTGGCCCTTGGTCCGGTGGTGGAACACCTGCAAATGTATATGAAGTAA
- the kdpB gene encoding potassium-transporting ATPase subunit KdpB gives MSQANATQKEMTLPVPSTPRLRLFDSQLVVPAIVDSFRKLSPRTQLRSPVMFVVYVGSIITTLLYLQSLGGKGEASSGFILATAVWLWFTVLFANFAEAMAEGRSKAQAASLRNLKQSVIAKKLASAKYGTTWLPCPASDLRKGNYLLVEAGDVIAIDGEVVEGVATVDESAITGESAPVIRESGGDFSAVTGGTRVLSDWLVVKVTANPGETFLDRMIAMVEGAKRKKTPNEIALTILLVALTIVFLIVTVTLLPFSLFSVEAAQSGTPVTITVLIALLVCLIPTTIGGLLSAIGVAGMSRMMQANVIATSGRAVEAAGDVDVLLLDKTGTITLGNRQASAFYPAPGVSEQQLADVAQLSSLADETPEGRSIVVLAKQRFNIREREMASLHATFLPFSANTRMSGVDVDSRELRKGAADAVRKYVEAAGQSYPAEVVKVTEEVSRRGSTPLVVAENGRVMGVVELKDIVKGGIKERFAELRRMGIKTVMITGDNKLTAAAIAAEAGVDDFLAEATPEDKLKLIRSYQAEGRLVAMTGDGTNDAPALAQADVAVAMSSGTQAAKEAGNMVDLDSNPTKLLEIVEIGKQMLMTRGSLTTFSISNDIAKYFAIIPAAFVGTYPQLKALDVMQLASPNSAIMSAVIFNALIIVFLIPLALKGVQYRAIGASALLRRNLLVYGVGGLILPFIGIKLIDMLLSALNLV, from the coding sequence ATGTCGCAAGCCAATGCAACGCAAAAAGAGATGACGCTGCCGGTTCCTTCCACGCCGCGTCTCAGGCTGTTCGATTCGCAGCTGGTGGTTCCCGCCATCGTGGATTCCTTCCGCAAGCTGAGCCCACGCACCCAGCTGCGCAGCCCCGTGATGTTCGTGGTGTATGTGGGTAGCATCATCACTACGCTGCTGTACCTGCAGTCGCTGGGCGGGAAGGGCGAGGCCAGCTCCGGTTTCATCCTCGCCACTGCCGTCTGGCTCTGGTTCACTGTGCTGTTCGCGAACTTCGCCGAAGCCATGGCCGAAGGCCGCAGCAAGGCGCAAGCCGCTTCGCTGCGCAATCTGAAGCAGAGCGTGATCGCCAAGAAGCTGGCCAGCGCCAAATACGGCACCACCTGGCTGCCTTGCCCTGCCAGCGATCTGCGCAAGGGTAACTACCTGCTGGTCGAGGCGGGCGATGTGATCGCCATCGACGGCGAAGTGGTGGAGGGCGTGGCCACGGTCGACGAGAGCGCCATCACCGGCGAATCGGCGCCCGTGATCCGCGAGTCGGGCGGCGATTTTTCCGCCGTCACCGGCGGCACCCGCGTGCTGTCCGATTGGCTGGTGGTGAAAGTCACGGCCAATCCGGGCGAGACCTTCCTCGACCGCATGATCGCCATGGTGGAAGGCGCCAAGCGCAAGAAAACGCCGAACGAGATCGCCCTGACCATCCTGCTGGTGGCGCTGACCATCGTCTTCCTGATCGTCACCGTGACCCTGCTGCCGTTCTCCCTGTTCTCGGTGGAAGCGGCGCAATCCGGCACGCCGGTCACGATCACGGTGCTGATCGCCCTGCTGGTCTGCCTGATTCCCACCACCATCGGCGGCCTGCTGTCGGCCATCGGCGTGGCGGGCATGAGCCGCATGATGCAGGCCAATGTGATCGCCACTTCCGGCCGTGCCGTGGAAGCGGCGGGAGACGTGGACGTGCTGCTGCTGGATAAAACCGGCACCATCACCCTGGGCAACCGCCAGGCTTCGGCCTTCTATCCGGCCCCTGGCGTCAGCGAGCAGCAACTGGCCGACGTGGCCCAGCTGTCTTCCCTGGCCGACGAAACGCCGGAAGGCCGCAGCATCGTGGTGCTGGCCAAGCAGCGTTTCAATATCCGCGAACGCGAGATGGCGTCGTTGCATGCCACCTTCCTGCCCTTCTCTGCGAATACCCGCATGAGCGGCGTGGACGTGGACAGCCGCGAGCTGCGCAAGGGCGCGGCCGACGCTGTGCGCAAATACGTGGAAGCGGCGGGCCAGAGCTATCCGGCCGAGGTGGTGAAAGTCACCGAGGAAGTGTCGCGCCGCGGCAGCACGCCGCTGGTGGTGGCCGAAAATGGCCGCGTGATGGGCGTGGTCGAGCTGAAGGACATTGTGAAAGGCGGCATCAAGGAGCGTTTCGCCGAATTGCGCCGCATGGGCATCAAGACCGTGATGATCACCGGCGACAACAAGCTGACCGCCGCCGCCATCGCCGCCGAAGCGGGCGTGGATGACTTCCTGGCCGAAGCCACGCCGGAAGACAAGCTGAAACTGATCCGCAGCTACCAGGCCGAAGGCCGCCTGGTGGCCATGACCGGCGACGGCACCAACGACGCGCCGGCGCTGGCCCAGGCCGACGTGGCGGTCGCCATGAGTTCCGGCACCCAGGCCGCGAAGGAGGCGGGCAATATGGTCGATCTGGATTCGAATCCGACCAAGCTGCTGGAAATCGTGGAAATCGGCAAGCAGATGCTGATGACGCGCGGTTCGCTGACCACCTTCTCGATCTCCAACGATATCGCCAAATACTTCGCCATCATTCCGGCGGCCTTCGTCGGCACCTATCCGCAGCTGAAGGCGCTGGACGTGATGCAGCTGGCCAGTCCGAATTCGGCCATCATGTCGGCGGTGATCTTCAACGCCCTGATCATCGTCTTCCTGATTCCGCTGGCGCTGAAAGGCGTGCAGTACCGCGCCATCGGCGCCAGCGCCCTGCTGCGCCGCAATCTGCTGGTCTACGGCGTGGGTGGCCTGATCCTGCCCTTCATCGGCATCAAGCTGATCGACATGCTGCTGTCCGCCCTCAACCTCGTTTAA
- the kdpC gene encoding potassium-transporting ATPase subunit KdpC produces MASPLRPALVLFGALTLVCGVLYPFAVTGIGNAVFPAQAGGSIVEAGGKPVGSQLIGQAFSSPKYFWGRPSATAPMANNGAGSGGSNQGPLNPALGDSVKSRMAALKAADPENTAPVPVDLVTASGSGLDPEVSLAAAYYQARRVAAARGMTHEQVRGLIDANASKPALGFFGEPRVNVLALNLALDGKTTHTR; encoded by the coding sequence ATGGCATCTCCATTACGTCCCGCTCTCGTCCTGTTCGGCGCCCTGACCCTGGTATGCGGCGTGCTGTATCCCTTCGCCGTCACCGGCATCGGCAACGCCGTCTTTCCCGCGCAAGCGGGCGGCAGCATCGTCGAAGCTGGAGGCAAACCGGTCGGCTCTCAGCTGATCGGCCAGGCTTTCAGCTCGCCCAAGTATTTCTGGGGCCGCCCATCGGCCACCGCGCCGATGGCCAATAACGGTGCCGGTTCCGGCGGTTCCAATCAGGGGCCGCTGAATCCGGCCCTGGGCGACAGCGTGAAAAGCCGCATGGCCGCGCTGAAAGCGGCCGATCCGGAAAACACCGCGCCGGTGCCGGTCGATCTGGTTACGGCCTCGGGCAGCGGTCTCGATCCCGAAGTCAGTCTGGCCGCTGCCTACTACCAGGCCAGGCGCGTGGCGGCGGCGCGCGGCATGACGCATGAGCAAGTGCGCGGCCTGATCGACGCCAACGCCAGCAAGCCCGCACTGGGCTTTTTCGGCGAGCCGCGCGTGAATGTGCTGGCGCTGAATCTGGCGCTGGATGGTAAAACCACGCATACTCGCTAA
- the kdpD gene encoding two-component system sensor histidine kinase KdpD codes for MLPNDSQRPDPDTLLAQVQAQERKQARGKLRIYFGASAGVGKTYAMLSAARKYAAGGGQVLVGVVETHGRSETAALIDGLELLPPRRIEYRGKTLGEFDLDAALVRRPPLILMDELAHSNAPGSRHPKRWQDVEELLEAGIDVYTTVNVQHLESLNDVVGGITGIQVSETVPDTVFDAADEVVLVDIPADELLARLKGGKVYQAPQAERASRNFFRKGNLIALRELALRRTADRVEDDVRAYRVEQSIEAIWKTGAALLACIGPRPGCEQVVRSTARLASQLGTAWHAIYVETPALQRLPAAERERILKTLKLAEDLGATTAVLSGSDIAAAAVDYARSHNLSKITLGRGHRTWPWRRSHIKSMAAHAPDIDLIELGGSAIERAVDRSGPSAEAEMERGQGGRTLALSYLWAGVASLAAALLATPMVAYLDLANIAMLFMLVVVLVAVRWGRGQSVLATCVSVACFDFFFVPPRFNFAVSDFQYLITFGVMLAVGLITGHLTAGLRFQARVASHREARSRALYEFAREMSGALQTEQIFDTTRGFIQSTFRARATLLLPDDDGRLQPPAGGAAGEAPSAEIDSGIAQWAFDHAESAGLGTDTLPASPIFYMPLVAPMRTRGVLAIEPEKRRWILIPEQRQQLDTFAALAAIALERVHYIEVAQQALVNMESERLRNSLLAALSHDLRTPLTSLVGLSESLAGSRPPLSPPQLALAGSLHDEALRMSTLVANLLDMARIQSGEIKFNLQWQPLEEVVGSALRASALQLKEHKVSTQLPYELPLLRFDAVLIERVLCNLLENAAKYTPPGSRIVVAAELHGLWARVLVYDDGPGLPHGREEAIFEKFTRGERESAKPGVGLGLAICRAIVEAHGGKIDAATSPLGGAAFAFTLPLGTPPAMPEDGGAGQMESMTE; via the coding sequence ATGCTCCCGAACGATAGCCAAAGGCCCGATCCCGATACTTTGCTGGCGCAAGTCCAGGCGCAAGAGCGCAAGCAGGCGCGTGGCAAATTACGCATCTACTTTGGCGCCTCGGCCGGCGTCGGCAAGACCTATGCGATGCTGTCGGCCGCGCGCAAATACGCGGCTGGCGGCGGCCAGGTGCTGGTGGGCGTGGTGGAAACCCATGGCCGCAGCGAAACCGCCGCCCTGATCGACGGCCTGGAACTGCTGCCGCCGCGCCGCATCGAGTATCGCGGCAAGACGCTGGGCGAATTCGACCTCGACGCCGCCCTGGTACGCCGTCCGCCGCTGATCCTGATGGATGAACTGGCGCATTCCAATGCGCCTGGCTCGCGCCACCCCAAGCGTTGGCAGGACGTGGAAGAGCTGCTGGAAGCGGGCATCGATGTCTACACCACCGTCAACGTCCAGCACCTGGAAAGCCTGAACGATGTGGTGGGCGGCATCACCGGCATCCAGGTCAGCGAGACCGTGCCGGACACCGTGTTCGACGCCGCCGACGAGGTGGTGCTGGTGGATATCCCCGCCGACGAGCTGCTGGCGCGGCTGAAGGGCGGCAAGGTTTATCAGGCGCCGCAAGCCGAACGCGCCTCCAGGAATTTTTTCCGCAAAGGTAATCTGATCGCCCTGCGCGAGCTGGCGCTGCGCCGCACCGCCGACCGGGTGGAGGACGATGTGCGCGCCTACCGCGTCGAACAATCGATCGAGGCCATCTGGAAAACCGGGGCCGCGCTGCTGGCCTGCATCGGTCCGCGTCCCGGCTGCGAGCAGGTGGTGCGCAGCACGGCGCGCCTGGCCAGCCAACTGGGAACGGCCTGGCATGCGATTTATGTGGAAACGCCGGCCTTGCAGCGCCTGCCGGCCGCCGAGCGCGAACGCATCCTGAAGACCTTGAAGCTGGCCGAGGATCTGGGCGCCACCACGGCCGTGCTGTCCGGCAGCGATATCGCGGCGGCGGCGGTGGACTATGCGCGCAGCCATAACCTGTCCAAGATCACCCTGGGACGCGGCCACCGCACTTGGCCCTGGCGCCGTTCGCATATCAAGAGCATGGCGGCGCATGCACCGGACATCGATCTGATCGAACTGGGCGGCAGCGCTATCGAGCGCGCCGTCGACCGTTCCGGCCCCTCCGCCGAAGCGGAAATGGAAAGGGGGCAGGGCGGCAGGACGCTCGCGCTGTCCTATCTGTGGGCTGGCGTGGCCAGCCTGGCCGCGGCCTTGCTGGCCACGCCCATGGTGGCCTATCTCGACCTGGCGAATATCGCCATGCTCTTCATGCTGGTGGTGGTGCTGGTGGCGGTGCGCTGGGGGCGCGGCCAGTCGGTGCTGGCGACCTGTGTCAGCGTGGCGTGCTTCGACTTCTTCTTCGTACCGCCGCGCTTCAATTTCGCGGTCTCCGATTTCCAGTACCTGATTACCTTCGGCGTGATGCTGGCCGTGGGCCTGATCACCGGCCACCTGACGGCGGGCCTGCGCTTCCAGGCGCGCGTCGCTTCGCATCGCGAAGCGCGTTCGCGCGCGCTCTACGAGTTTGCCCGCGAAATGTCGGGCGCCTTGCAGACCGAGCAGATTTTCGACACCACGCGTGGCTTCATCCAGAGTACCTTCCGCGCCCGCGCCACCCTGCTGCTGCCGGACGATGACGGGCGCTTGCAGCCGCCGGCCGGCGGCGCGGCAGGCGAGGCGCCGAGCGCCGAGATCGACAGCGGCATCGCCCAATGGGCTTTCGACCATGCCGAAAGCGCGGGCCTGGGAACGGACACCCTGCCGGCCAGCCCGATTTTCTATATGCCGCTGGTGGCGCCGATGCGCACGCGCGGCGTGCTGGCCATCGAGCCGGAGAAGCGGCGCTGGATACTCATTCCCGAGCAGCGGCAGCAGCTCGACACCTTCGCCGCCCTGGCCGCGATTGCGCTGGAGCGCGTGCACTACATCGAAGTGGCGCAGCAAGCCCTGGTCAATATGGAATCCGAACGCCTGCGCAACTCCCTGCTGGCGGCCCTGTCGCACGATCTGCGCACGCCGCTGACATCCCTGGTCGGCCTGTCCGAGTCGCTGGCCGGCTCGCGCCCGCCGCTGTCGCCGCCGCAGCTGGCGCTGGCCGGCTCCCTGCATGACGAGGCACTGCGCATGAGCACCCTGGTCGCGAACCTGCTGGATATGGCGCGCATCCAGAGTGGCGAAATCAAGTTCAATCTGCAATGGCAGCCGCTGGAAGAGGTGGTGGGCAGCGCCTTGCGCGCCAGCGCCCTGCAGCTGAAGGAGCACAAGGTCAGCACCCAGCTGCCCTATGAGCTGCCGCTGCTGCGCTTTGACGCCGTGCTGATCGAGCGCGTGCTGTGCAATCTGCTGGAAAACGCGGCCAAGTACACGCCGCCCGGTTCGCGCATCGTGGTCGCAGCCGAGCTGCATGGCCTATGGGCGCGCGTCCTCGTGTACGATGACGGTCCCGGCCTGCCGCATGGACGCGAAGAAGCCATCTTTGAAAAATTCACGCGCGGCGAGCGCGAATCGGCCAAGCCCGGCGTGGGTCTGGGACTGGCGATCTGCCGCGCCATCGTGGAAGCCCACGGCGGCAAGATCGACGCGGCCACTTCGCCGCTGGGCGGCGCCGCTTTCGCCTTCACCCTGCCGCTGGGAACCCCACCCGCCATGCCGGAAGACGGCGGCGCCGGCCAAATGGAAAGCATGACGGAATGA
- the kdpE gene encoding two-component system response regulator KdpE: MNTHLNETPPTALLVEDEPQIRRFVRAALEEEGWQVHESASMQRGLIDAGTRKPDLIVLDLGLPDGDGIDFIGDIRKWSNVPVIVLSARVNEADKIRALDAGADDYLSKPFGVGELLARVRATLRRQRQPQADKAGLVHFGDVAVDLQNRRVSKGGENVHLTPTEYRLLSVLVSNAGRVMTNPQLLRAVWGPAQSENGHYLRIYMGHLRHKLEDDPTQPKYLLTETAVGYRLLLPA, translated from the coding sequence ATGAATACGCATTTGAACGAGACCCCGCCCACCGCTCTGCTGGTGGAAGATGAGCCGCAGATCCGCCGCTTCGTGCGCGCCGCACTGGAAGAGGAGGGCTGGCAGGTGCATGAATCGGCCAGCATGCAGCGCGGCCTGATCGACGCCGGCACGCGCAAGCCCGACCTGATCGTGCTCGACCTGGGCCTGCCCGACGGGGACGGCATCGACTTCATCGGCGATATCCGAAAATGGTCGAATGTGCCGGTGATCGTGCTCTCGGCCCGCGTCAACGAGGCCGACAAGATCCGTGCGCTGGATGCGGGCGCCGACGATTATCTGAGCAAGCCTTTCGGGGTGGGCGAGCTGCTGGCGCGCGTGCGCGCCACCTTGCGCCGCCAGCGCCAGCCCCAGGCCGACAAGGCTGGCCTGGTGCATTTCGGCGATGTGGCGGTGGATTTGCAGAACCGCCGTGTCAGCAAGGGCGGCGAGAACGTGCACCTGACGCCAACCGAATACCGCCTGCTGTCGGTCCTGGTCAGCAATGCGGGACGGGTGATGACCAATCCCCAGCTGCTGCGCGCCGTGTGGGGGCCGGCGCAGTCGGAGAATGGCCACTATCTGCGCATCTATATGGGCCATCTGCGCCACAAGCTGGAAGACGATCCCACCCAGCCCAAATACCTGCTGACGGAAACGGCGGTCGGCTACCGCCTGCTCTTGCCTGCCTGA
- a CDS encoding VWA domain-containing protein, with protein MLIDFFFTLKEAKVPVTIKEFLTLLEAMEKNVIDSSMDDFYYLARLTLVKDEAHFDKFDRAFAHYFKGINAAFDTKGEIPLDWLLQRMKRELTPEQIAALEKFGYDKLMDRLAELLKEQKERHEGGSKWIGTGGTSPFGHGGTNPEGVRIGGKGGNRTAVKVWEQRAYKDYDSERELGTRNIKVALRRLRRFARQGAAEELALDQTIRATANNAGYLDIKMQPERKNNVKVLMLFDVGGTMDDHIERTEELFSAAKTEFKNMEFFYFHNCVYDYLWKNNRRRNAERFPTWDVLRKYTPDTKLIFVGDATMSPYEILQPGGSVEYNNEEAGSEWITRFTNAFPKAIWLNPEPEGLWQYRQSIAIMRQLMNNRMYPVTLEGLERAMRTLSK; from the coding sequence ATGCTGATCGATTTCTTCTTCACGCTGAAAGAAGCCAAGGTTCCCGTCACCATCAAGGAATTCCTGACGCTGCTGGAAGCGATGGAGAAAAACGTCATCGACAGTTCGATGGACGATTTCTATTACCTTGCGCGCCTGACCCTGGTGAAGGACGAGGCCCATTTCGACAAGTTCGACCGCGCCTTCGCCCACTACTTCAAGGGCATCAACGCCGCTTTCGACACCAAGGGCGAGATTCCGCTGGACTGGCTGCTGCAGCGCATGAAGCGCGAGCTGACGCCGGAGCAGATCGCGGCGCTGGAGAAGTTCGGCTATGACAAGCTGATGGACCGTTTGGCCGAGCTGCTGAAGGAGCAGAAAGAGCGCCACGAAGGCGGCAGCAAGTGGATCGGCACGGGCGGTACCTCGCCCTTCGGCCATGGCGGCACCAATCCGGAGGGCGTGCGCATCGGCGGCAAGGGCGGCAACCGCACCGCCGTCAAGGTGTGGGAGCAGCGCGCCTACAAGGACTATGACTCGGAACGCGAACTGGGCACGCGCAATATCAAGGTGGCGCTGCGCCGCCTGCGCCGTTTCGCACGCCAAGGCGCGGCCGAGGAACTGGCGCTGGACCAGACCATCCGCGCCACGGCCAATAACGCCGGCTACCTCGATATCAAGATGCAGCCGGAGCGCAAGAACAATGTGAAAGTGTTGATGCTGTTCGACGTGGGTGGCACCATGGACGACCATATCGAGCGCACCGAGGAGCTGTTCTCGGCGGCCAAGACGGAATTCAAGAATATGGAATTCTTCTACTTCCACAACTGCGTCTATGACTATCTGTGGAAGAACAACCGCCGCCGCAACGCCGAGCGCTTCCCCACCTGGGACGTGCTGCGCAAGTACACGCCGGACACCAAGCTGATTTTCGTCGGCGACGCCACCATGAGCCCCTACGAAATCCTGCAGCCGGGCGGTTCGGTCGAGTACAACAACGAGGAAGCCGGCTCGGAGTGGATCACGCGCTTCACCAATGCCTTCCCCAAGGCGATCTGGCTCAATCCCGAACCGGAAGGCTTGTGGCAGTACCGGCAGTCGATCGCCATCATGCGCCAGCTGATGAACAACCGCATGTACCCGGTCACGCTGGAAGGGCTGGAGCGCGCCATGCGCACGCTCAGCAAATAA
- a CDS encoding GNAT family N-acetyltransferase has product MREISPVTLELNGVRLEPLQPRHTEGLRAAASDGELWKLRITSVPEPENTEQYIATALEMRPSRLAFAVMDIASEKVIGCTSLHDIDPLIGRIEIGYTWYAKSVQRSHVNSSCKLMLLAHAFDKGYELVGFRTDIFNHASQNAIERLGAKRDGILRHHALRRDGTVRDTVMYSIARSEWPQVKAHLEYRLARGRSC; this is encoded by the coding sequence ATGAGAGAGATAAGCCCTGTCACGCTGGAGCTGAACGGCGTACGCCTGGAACCGCTGCAGCCGCGCCACACCGAAGGCCTGCGCGCCGCCGCCAGCGACGGCGAACTATGGAAGCTGCGCATCACCTCGGTGCCGGAACCGGAGAACACCGAGCAGTACATCGCCACCGCGCTGGAGATGCGTCCTTCGCGCCTGGCATTCGCGGTGATGGACATCGCCAGCGAAAAAGTCATCGGCTGCACCAGTCTGCACGATATCGATCCGCTCATCGGCCGCATCGAAATCGGCTACACCTGGTATGCGAAAAGCGTGCAGCGCAGCCACGTCAACAGCAGCTGCAAGCTGATGCTGCTCGCCCATGCCTTCGACAAGGGCTATGAGCTGGTCGGCTTCCGCACCGATATCTTCAACCACGCCTCGCAGAACGCCATCGAACGCCTGGGCGCGAAGAGGGACGGCATCCTGCGCCACCATGCGCTGCGGCGCGACGGCACGGTGCGCGACACCGTCATGTACAGCATCGCGCGCAGCGAATGGCCGCAGGTGAAAGCCCATCTGGAATACCGTCTGGCGCGGGGACGTTCATGCTGA